The Toxoplasma gondii ME49 chromosome XI, whole genome shotgun sequence region GGCTAGGAACCGACCGAGAAAAGGCCTCGTGAAGCATCGCCGGAGTCGTGGAAGTGTGAACATTTCTCAGCAGAAGCCGCCCACTGCGGACAATCTCTCCCTCGAGACTCTGGCCTCTGCTTAATGCTTCCCAGTAGGTTTTTTCTTCGATTCCATAAGTGCCAGTCGCAGaagtctctcccctcttccaAGTCTCGTCACCCTCTGAAAAgattcctctctctcgctccctgtcttctcgcttgtgttctcctccttctcgctcttgttctgcctctcccgcctcttcctctcgctggcGTTCTTGTCCCCGCTCGTCTCTCAAGATGTTTTTGTCTGTTCGTCTTTCTTGTACGTTGTTTTCCTGGTTTCTGCGGGagttctcgttctctcttccagcTCGGAAGGAATCAGGAACAAAGGCGTGTAAAGAGAttcgccttttttctttcgacaGAAGGTGCCAAGTACGGTCGCGCTCCTGCAGAGCCGCACAAGACAGCTTTCTTTGTCTTagctcctctgtctcctctgtctcttctgtctctccgggatctttcgcttcttgtgtctctgcagaaatcGCGAAAGTTCCATATTTTCCCCAGGTGGTGCTCTCCGGGGCGTCGCCATTGGCTGCGCGGGCGTCTTCTGTGGCGACGTCCAGATTTCCACCGCGAGAGAATAGAGAGGACGCAGCTCCGGAACGTATGGGAGAGGCGTCGGAAGCAGATGGAGATCgagacgaacaagaagagaagagagagctggcagagggagaacgagaagccaGCAGAGAGcctggaggaggcgaagaagaagagagagagagacaagcaaagcgcagcggagaagaagaaggcgcggcAGCGGAAGATGGCgaaggaacaggagaagacagaggcggaggaaaaggggaggcgaaggaagaaagtagagaagaggaggaaaacgaggaagagaaagaagaaggaagtagagaagaggaggaaaacgaggacgagaaagaagaagaaagcagagaagaggaggaaaacgaggaagagaaagaagaaaagggaaaagcTAAGCAAGGtagagaaggcaaagagggtgaagaacacagagaatAATGAGAAGGACAAGGGAGAGGCGGTGGAGGAGGAATAACGGCTACGgatttcgtctgtttctttttcttatTGCGGTTCACACTCTCGCGCAGAGATGGCGAACCTGCCGGCTGTTGACTTCCGGATTTTGGAGGCGACGCCAAAGGCCACCGGTCTTtgcccttctttttcttctcgagtttctggattttctcgactttctcgAGTTTTCTGCATGGCTTGATTTCGTCGTCTGCCTTGCTGGCCTTCTTGCCTCCGCGCTTGGACGAGAGAGGCGTCAGAAGACTGCTGAGACTGGCGACTCGTACACAGCGTCTGTCGGGGAcgttttcctcgccgtcttctaTGGCCCACCACACaccgccttcctctttccctgCTGTCTTTCCGGTTCCCTCGGTACCGCTTTTACATGGAGGCGCTGCacctctcgcgtttctttctcgtcttcttctcgccgtccttctctgctgtctcggcgtctccgcaaGAGGACCTGCCTCTCCATCCCCTCGGGATCCTCCTGAATGCatcgaagaaggcggaagggTGAGATGACAGCGGCGGCGCGTTCGCCGAGACGCGAAAACTCACAAGACGCGAAACTCGGCAGGGCAAACctcagcgagagagacgctgagCACAGCGCCTGAGGCTGCGCGGTGCTTTCtcggggagaggagaaaagctgAGTTCGTCTTCTTGATAAAACCGTCGGTTGAAGCACACAACACTCAcgggaagaacagagaagcacagGAGACTACAAGAAGGTCTTTcagcagccgagagagagagagaaaacgcgagacagaacgcgagagagaacgagacagaacgcgagagagaacgagacagaacgcgagGGGACAAAGAGATAGTGGggcggggaaagaagggagagaggcgagaagattGAGTGTAGGACGAAAAGCGTTtgacaggagagagggaggagaccaCCGAAatagagagaaagaagatttACACCCCACATAAGGAAACATAAGAGTAGGCAATGGTAAAAAACCAGCTCAGAAAAAGCAACTGAAAAAAAGGATAGAGAAACTGGGGGAAAACGTGTAAAAATTGTGCCTTTTTCGGACCTGGTTGCCGGGCGGAGGATCGTGTCTCTcggaggaaaaaaacagagaagttCTAATTTTAATCGCATGAGCAGAAGCTGAAGACTCCAACGGTCAGTCTGGAGAAgcatttctttctttccggCTCAAAACAGCAAGACAAGACGACCTCTCTTTTGACGCAGAAAAGGGAGCAAATGTGTCAAATGAGCACCTGAAGGAGGCCGACACCGGTCACGTTCGAAAGCGTCACCGGAGATCAAAacgacaaggaagaaaaagacaagggaaacgcggaagaagTCACATCTCTACAGAACGCGAACTCAACGCTCCCTCTCGCCTTGCACACGCAGACAGACCTCGTTTTCAATCTGTTTTGCGAAACGCGAAAAGGTCGCTCGGTCCGGACGCAGGACCTCCCTGGGAGAGAAAGCGTCCGACGAGGCACcctgtggagagaaacgaagttCCCTCAATGCAACAAACGCTTAATCGGTGTTGCCTGGACAgtctctccactctttttctgcctccagTTTCTCCAGATCGTTCTGCTCAGATGCTCGAGACACCATCGACACTGGTCGACTCCAAGATCCCCATTCGGTCCAGAAAAAAAatcagtttctctctttcgacgCAATCTCGAAGCTTCTCTCATTTCCTCTAGAACAGTCTCAACTGTATCTCGAACCACTGTGGAGCCACAGACTTCTGAATTGACGTTTGCATGCGACGAAATCACACTTTCAGTGCAACGGTGAGCACTAAACAAATGGGCCTTTATTATGCAGTCCATATTCGGAATGGATTCTACGCGAGACCGAAAAAGGCAGTTTTGATCAACAGAATACGCTCTACAGGCGCCGCAGCAGGATGGACATTCCAGACAGACCATTCCGctccttttctgtcgatTCAATTTGAAAGTTCCACTTCTCTTCTGGTGACCATCTGCGCATTTGCAACCTCGTTTTCCAGATATTCGTACTGGACATGAAATTCTTTACCTCTGCACGGGGGCGGAGAGTTCAGCTCCCTGTGTCTCGATGCACATCGAGAATTGCCGCTTCCATTCTCTGAGTGAACATGGCTCCACCCGAACGCCCCTGCGTTGCTATGAAGTTGCAGACATCTCCCAACGTCGTTCATGTACACATGTTGCAATTCCAGTCTATGAATTCCTGTATTCTTGTATGatcatgcatatatacagacATGAATGCATGGTCTCTCAGCGAATACctagagaggagagacacatgTCTAAGCAGATATTTAATAGTTGCGCTTTGCAGAGGAATACTTGTGCACCTGAGAGCGTCGATCAAGAGCGAGATACTTACCTGTCCCCTTATTTAGTGGGCACAACGTGTGGAGTTATGtgcatacacacaaacatataatatatatatatatatatattcaagagagagagacatatcTGAGTATGCATTCGCACATCGTTCTAGGTAGTTTCAAACTTGTGTCTATATGTGTATCCAGAGAGATTTTCGAAATATTTGATGATCGTTCTGTGTGGCATAACGCGCCGCTGAGTCTTGCGTTCAGAAGAGACCGCAAAGACGCATTTGGTCACGCGCCGAAGAAAACCGTGACGACATCGGAGGTTGCTTTCTGAGTTgcagaggaacgagaggctTTTTCTTGCGGACAGTTCGGATTTTCAGGACTTGCAGATAAACAGGCCTTTCTGACTGCCTCGCGAACTCTCGAATTACGCACGAAAATGCCTTTCTGGTTTAGGGGACCCGATTCCTCGCCCCTGCTGCGAGCCAAATATGTACGATAGAAATGTCAGGGATTACTCGACTTGTagaaacaggaagacacCTCGCTTTTAGATCGTCTCCCCTGACCCAAAGGAAGTGAaaacttctctctcctgtgtttttgtctttttctacTGTCCCTCAATCTCCTGTTCACTTCACTTCTTCATGCTTTCCCCAAGCGCTTTTTGCGCGTCTACGTGGAtgcctcttcttcagttACCACGAGAGGATTCCTCTCTCCCATGTCGTAGtctgcttcgcttccttcttctcgttctccttaGTGCATTCCCGCTTGTCGACTTGAAGAAatcctttttctgtctccctccatGCAGTTTTTGCGTGCGCTTCCTCGCGTCCCCGTTCCACCATCCCAAGACACTCCGAACGTATTTTCTCGCTCCCTTCACAGGAGGAGAAACTCCAAGGTCGCAAAGTGCCTGGCTCTGTtcgagttctcgctctttcgccTTTTATTCCGGAGCACATCGTTTCTTGACGGAAGCGAGACAAACGATCCAGGGACGTTCTCCACCCAGCGCTCATTCTCAAACGACTTCGTTGTATTCTTGTCCGGTGTCCAAAGTGCACTCTGCGCGTGGTATGGTGCTCCTTCTGTTACGCGATAGACTGTGACCCTGCGGTATGAATCTACTGGGGgtccttccctctccacGCTGTTCGCTTTAATGCCCTGCGTAACTCGAGGTACGAACTTCACAGAAAAGACGCTCAGCAGGACTTTCTGCTCAAAGCCCATCAGTCCGAAAGGAAGTGCCAACCAGAAATCTAACTTGCCCGCCGGTGCGTCCAAGTCGGCTCGCACCATGCCTTCGACTTCGTCGTGTGAACTGCCGGAAGAGTGAGAAAGCGCGACGGCGTTTCCCCGTTTTCAAGTTTCTTTTACGACGCATGCCACAGACAGAATCCACGCTTCCGCGGGTGCCCCGTCGATTGACGATCGAAGCcgcgttcttctgcgtcgcgaggcgggagaaacTCTCAGCGTGAATACGAGCGTCCTCCCGGGAGGAAATCTCCGCGACACCGACAGAACACAGCGCCCAAACGCGCATCTGAGAACAAGTTACCCGTCGACAGGCGAGATGCGCGTccgtcgtctttctgtcATGTCCaacgcgaaggcgacgcgacgcatgcacactgcatgcgctccagCGAGAGTCGCAACGAAGGTTCTACATTGAAAAAGTTGCCGGCTTGTTTCATCAAACAAACGTGTGGAGACGCAAAACAAAGCGACCCGCAAATGCACAGACATccaaggggagagaaaacacccCACATGGAGACACacgggcgcatgcagtccgcCTTTGTCCAAAGTTGGAGGTGATCAACGGAAAAAATGCACATATGTCTACGGATATACAGACGTAGAGGcaaggaaacgaagcgaTTTTCGAGATGATCACCAATACTCGAACCCAGAggtgcacacacacacagacaccaCATGCACGGATGTGGAATTCTCTCTGTGAgtctgtatatatgtgagcctcttttcttttgccAAGATCCCGACTGCGAGGGCAAGCAAGGCAAGCCTCGAAATCCAAAAAgaacgggagaaaacgcggagcTCGTCCGGAAAAccgtgtacgtacacctggacCACAATGTTTAATCCATTCGGATGTGTGCGTGTCAAGTGtggacagaagacgaaaagaatCGTGTCTTCTCCGATGGTTTGACCCCCCACAGAAACCAGCAAACCGGGAAACAGACTTTGTCACTTCGATACCTTTACGGAAAGTTTCCACGCATCTGTTCACACACAAAAATAAGTACATAAAAGTATCCATACATGCtagtatatgtatatatatgtatatatatacaaatatatgtatatatatgtatatacatgtatatatatgtatatacatgtatatatatgcatatatgtatgtatatatgtatacacgtatgtatatatatgtatatatatgcacatatgtaAATGTGTATTTGCGTGTGCGGTCAATTACGAGACATGGCCACCGCTGTCCTCTTTGCACCGGTAGTATCCCCGGAAGACTCCCCGAGCGCTCCTCAGAGCCGCAAAAATAAAATCAACACAAAGTCTGTATAACTGTAGGCATGTGCACAAGCATCCCCCGTATCACCACACAGATAGCGCTTTCTGTATCTCgatatgtatgtgcatgcatttatgtATGTCTATTTAGGCGATAGGTGGACGCCAGCAGACCCAATCTGGGTCGCCGCTCGGCTCGGAGAGACGGAACTATGTCGGACGCggaaagacgcagaacgtCCATACTTCGCATTACACGCATacgcagaaaacgcatgcacaaacTCGTACAAACATACGTgctatatacatatatatatatatataggtagatagagTCATTTGCATGGATTTGTATATCCTTTTGAGGTTTTCGGCGGTCTCTTTGAAGGTCGAGAGAGTCATGGAAAgatctctctttgttctAGAGTGGTGGAGTTTTCCAGAGAAGTGGAGTTTCCGCGACAATCGCCTTcgttcgtccttctctggAGCAACCGCGGATCTCACCACTTGCGGCAACGGGAATGAAGATGAAGCCGACCGGAACAGAGGCTCCTCCACAGTGTTgactttcttcgtttcgtctctctctctttctccctctccatcCTTCATTCTCTTGCCCCTATTCCcaactctctctctgtctcttctgtcttgccttctctttctctctttctctctctctctttctccctctcctcgtcctcttcgtcctgtgTCTGTCACTCTCTTGGGGTGAGGCGCGACCTCGCTTCTCCGTGGATCGCCATCCGAGTTCTGAGTCGCCGCGGCTTCTTCCGTTCGCTCTCGTCCccggcgacagagaccgacgcgagggagagcagagacacgaggcTCTCCGCCGCCGCGGCTCCGCGCCGCCTTGAAAGGTCGCTGGCGACATCTGTGTGCATGCTTCGCGGCTTCGCGTTCAGTCCGCATTCTCTCGGAAGATCCAGAGCAGCAGGCGGGGAGTTCTGAAGATGCGGCGGCCTTTGCTGGTCGGCAGGAGAGGATAAATGTCTTCGAAGAAGTAGTAGACATGCCCCACCAGGATCCCAATCACATGGTCTGCCATGTTCCACCCGACGAGGACAGACATCAGCGCGAGAACGAACGGCAGGTACGGCGCGCTGACGGAGATGAAGAACACCGACAAACGCGTACTCGGATTCCGTCGACCCCAAATGTAGGTCATGACGTTGATCATCGATCCGCTGAAAAAGTACGAACCGACGCCAAAGATATGCGACAGTCCCTGAAAACGcaacagacacacgcgcAAAGATCGCAAATGGAGACACCGCCCGCATGCACCTGCGCCCCAATAGAAACATGTTGAcgtacgcatgcacatgtagCCTTTGATAGGAACGCAGAAAGCGCACTGACCAGGAGAGAGTGAAGGAGACGGAACTATACAACAGAACagatacatatgcatacttTACAGACAGAAAGGGGAAGCACAGAGAAAGGGACAGAAACTaaaaatatacatatatatatatatatataggtatatataaaaatatatatatatatacagaaaTATGGGTGAAAGTGTGTGCGTAGATAGGGGGgtatctatgtatgtatgaaAGGACAATGCGGTTAAGGAGTTGTATGGTTGCAGAACAGGCGCAGAGGAGATAGGCGGCGCTGtggcgtctctgttttctcagaGGGCTGTGCCAGAGACGATGGAGAGAagtcttctgcgttctctgcagaggctctttctctctcttcctcgcgcgtctctctcatAATCTCGGCtccgagaaagcagagaaaacttGCGAGGAGCCTCGGACTCGACTTGAACTTCgtcggcgagagaaagatggTGACAAAactgtgtctttttctctgtgtggaGAGCAAGGAGGCAGCAGCTTTTTTCGAACGCTTTCTGCAGATctcgcggaagagagagctcTCGGCCAAGACCTCAAAGCGGCAAACAAAGGAGACTCACAAGCAGCAGAGCGCCGGTCGTCAGAAGCATCCAGAGGAAGGTCGCGCTCCTTTGGTGTTCCTCTAGAGTTGCGCAGTAGAAGATCAAGACGTAAACGTTccagaagaagtggagagagaaggtcccgaagaagaggaagcaggagaaaatCCGCCAGACTTGGCCTCGCTGCAGGACGAGGTTGTAGTTGATGTACagcgagaacggagacacgaTCTCCAAGGTGCACAGCAGCATCAGCGCTGTTGAGCAGAACAAGTAAAACCTCGTCACTGGCGGAAGATGTGAGAAGAACAAGTCCACCTGCGCCATCTtgcggaggaagcgaaaaacgaacagaaagagaggcagcggaggcgaccgcgaggaaagaaaaagacagaaaccCGGCCGCAACGCCGCCGCGAGAGAGATGCGTTtgcggagacaaagagaaggacagttggagcagaaagaaccgaaacgagacagagaatggcgagacgaaagtgagagaagagagacgccgaggggggaaggcaggagaacagaggagagaaacaggagaaggtGAACAACGAAAAGTCaagtggaagagacgaaagaaaagaagctggCAAGAGCTCGTGCGACAGACGAAATAGGAAAACGCGGGTGAATCTcacagaaaaggcagaaacggTCGTCGTGTCTCCGCATCTGTTCCTCCTCAGCAGACCGAGTGAACGCGTTCGCCTCTGAACCAAGAAATTCCAGGCGCGAAAGCGCCGCGGatccgagaaagaagagtgaTAGACGATGACAAGATACACGtggaaaaggggaagaaagagagaggcagttCTTCATCGTTCAGCGGAGGCGCACCGAAAACAGCCATTGGCAACGACCCAGAACTACACcccgaagaggaagaacaactggagaagagaagaaactccaGCAAAAATGTTGTCCATCTTGttccctcccttcttcttcttcctcttgttgtTGTTGTCCTGTTTgttgtccttcttctgcttcttcctgttctccgcgttctccctctctctcggttttcattcgtcgcttctgcgtTCTGTCGCGTTGTGCCTCACAGGGCGTCGTTTCGCTTCGTCCAGGGAGTCAAGTGTAGAACTGCGCTTCGTCTTTTGGCGGCAAAACATGAGGGAAAGCGGAGaacttctgtcgcttcggCCGCCGAGCTGTCGACTCCTTTCGAGCGAAGAGCGTCTCCGCGGCAACGCCTCGGTCGACcggttctctgtcttcctcgttttcgtctctttctgccgtTTCCTTTTTGTTGGTCGTGTCTCGGACAAAGAAGCCAAGGCGGTCGACGGTGTTCGAGGGCCAGCCGGGAGACGCGTTCCGGCAAACACAAATACATGAAAAGAGTTGCGGAATTCTCCGAGCGAGGAACGGACAGGAAGGCTGGGCTGGCCAGCGGGGCACTCAGTGCACGAATTGAACTGGCTGGTCAGGTCGACTTCGAACGCGAGAGTTGAGCGGGAGAGAGCGCGGAGAattttttgtttctttttcgaaGACAGCCGCACACACACGGAGTCCCccaagcgagacagagaaaggtgaCAAACGCTGTCTGCTTTTgtgcgaagaaacgaacagcTGAGCGAATCGCCGAGGCGTTGCTACTGCCCGacggggacagagagaggaggggagagacggggagaacGCTGTCATTAtacgaagagagaacgcaggaaacagacggcgcgcgtttgtgttttttcgtcGCGTTGTCAACTGTTCGTCTTTTTGCCCTTTTCCCCCCTTTTGCTCCCTGTCTTCCCTAGAAAAGACGCCAGCAAGTGCCTCTCTTCGCCGACCGCTCTCCCCGGGGGAACGGGGTGGGTCGctcctctttgcttctctccgtcacACTTCCCCGTCGATTTTCGAGGCTTCTCTGTGGCGACGGTTTCGACGTTCCGCGGGAAGTCTTGGCTCGCTGCGGCCTGTCTCTTGCCCCTCTGCAAAGTCGGTTTTCTCTGCGGCGCTCCGGCaccctcttccctctctttgcGGTACCTCTCCCCAGGTTTTCTTCGAATCAACCTCtgttctcccgtttctccccGCCGCAGTACGCATCGCTAAACGACTCCCAGTCGAGTCTCTTCCGTACACTCTTCGCAGCTGTCGCTTCCTACCGACAAGGACGTCCCTATATtgacacacacatatacacatatacatatatatatgcatacaaatagatgtgtacatatgtatgcatgtatgtgtgagagctgctctttctttcacctttctttctctttgtttcgcctctccagcACCATCTGACGCTCTCTCGGCGGtctgttcttttctgcgtcaTCTCTCATCTCTTCTGTGTATCCCCTgtcccctctttctctgcctctgacTGACTTacctcttccctcttctcgctctgtctcctctgcctctcttcttcgagttttttttcctcggtcctctcttttttccaaCTGGAAGGAAATGGAGAGCGGGTCGAGCCGCGGCGGAGGCCCAGGAGGGCAGGGCCTCTCGACTTCTCAGCCTGTGAGGTAGGCGCAGTTTCCCCAGCTGCTAGAGAACGTTTGTAAGCAGTCGTCAAGTGGAATGAAACGCACGAACGCAAAGAATTCTGGGGGAAATGTCCGCCGAGAGGCTGCACTGCGACGGCGAAGCACCTGTGAAGAGGAACAAAAAGGGATTTGcagaacgcgttttctccttgcATGCTTGTGTGTCTGGAAAAAAGCGTGGAgcggaaggaggaaggaagtCGTGAAGCGTCCTCCTCTTTGGATTCTCTTCGCCTCTAGAAATGACAcacggaggcgaaggcagtCGGAAGAAAGGGCAGAAGCCttgcagcttctctgtcggcAGTTCGCGCTCGCTCTGGGTCCTCTcgcaaggagagaggagagagctttttctgtctccctctccgggACCTTCACTTTGACTTCTTCCCCAACGCGTTCTCGAGAGGGTCCAAACGAGTTCGAGAGACACAAATCCCTGAGAGTGACAGGCGTCCTGGACGTCTGTCACTCTCCTCtgcgcgttcctctcttgaGAAAGGCCTTCCACTGGACGATGAAGATGCTTCTGCAATACCTCcgttctcgcgtctcgcttGTGCGTGACGCAGACCTTTTTTGTCCTTTTCAAAAGAGTCCGGACACTGAGCTGCTTCTGACTGAGCCGACGTCCGCGCTGTCCCCTCGCTCCACCCACTCACTGCTTTCTTGGAAACAGTCAAAGTCCTGGATTCGATTTTGTCGCCGGTTTCCATGTTTGCTGGCTTCTCCGCCCATGTTAATATGTGTGTTTGCTCTGTGTTTGTGCTTGCAGTTCGCCTGGGAACCGGTCTGCTCTCCCGTACGCGGCTTCTCCCTTTGTCCTCTCTTCgacgtttccttcttcacatCCGCTCCCCCTGGCGCCGCCGGCTTACTCTCCGAGTCGACCTCCGTACGGAACATTCTTCGCAGAAccagctgtctctccgtaTCGTCCGCcctgcgcttcttctgaCTCGCAAACTCCTCTCCTCGCAGCTTCCTCAAAACCTACCTGTCCtccagagaacgagaagtcttctcctttcctgggGCCTCCCTCAGACTCTTCTGGAGGCAATGCGACCCCCTCCAtaccttcttccttctcgtcgtcggtgccctcttctcttccttcttctcttccttcctctcttccttcctctcttcctcctcctctcccctcttcaaACGCGCCGTATCCGTCGTTTTACCCGATGCACCCGGGGGCGCGGAACGTCTATTTTCCTGGCTACGGTCAACCGTGGCAGACGACTGGCGCGCCGCCGTCGGGACCTGCTGCCGTCTTTCCAGCGCAGAGACTTCCGCCGCAGACTCCTCCGGGACTCGGGCCGGCTGCTGCAGCTCAGGAGACGGGGGCTGTGCATGCGAGGActccctctgttcttctctctggagaacagacgaggcgagaaggcgagatgCTGGGCGCGGAGAAAATGTCTGCGGGAAAGTCGCGACGACCGAGGGAAACGACAGGCAACAACGGACCGGAGCAGGGAACTGGACAACCTGAGAGAGCCGGACCGACGCAAGGCTTCGCCTTCCCCGGAtctcaggtgtacgtacacccagCGTCTCGGGGCGGGCCGGGCGCTGCGTTTCCGCAGAACGGAGGCGACACCCAAGGCTTCGCGGCAACAGGGGCGTTTGGGTCGGGAGGCGGTGGAACTTTTTCTTCGCAATTCCAGCAGAGCGGTGAGACTCCGCAGAGCGCGACAGGCGTCGGGAGACCTGCCCCAggaggtgtctgtacacctggcgGAGGCCCTGGATACCCTTCTCCGTACCCCGGCTGTCAGGGTGGGTTCCCGCAGTACGTTTCGCctcctgcgtcgtcttctgcgcagatctcttcttcgtccttcacGTGTGAAAAAAAGAGTCAGGCGGAAAggacagaggacgaagaacggagagCGAAACGCGCGAAAGCCGAGCCTGGCGACGGCGTCTCTCCAGGTGCATGCGGGACTCCGGGAGCGTCTCAGACCGCTGCGGCTGCGGAGCTGGGTTTCGCGCCGAACcgagaagaacgcgtttcTGGACCTGTTGGAAACGAAGACCAGCGCGTCGCGAGCTTGCCTCGGAACGGCGCTCCAGTCCAAACACCCAAGACggcgtcctcttctgctcaCGCTTCTTCTGCCAGGCCGTCGTCCGTCCCCGCGTCGGCTTCTCacccttcttcgctctcctctggACTGCCTCCCTTGGAGGCTTTGCCGATGGATCAGCGCATGGGGAGTCTGGTCGAGGACCTGGGCGCCTTCGGACTCGCTCAGTACCACTGCGACGTCTGCACGAAGGACATCAGCACCGTGTGCCGCATTCGCTGCGCAGAGTGCGAGGATTTTGACTTGTGTGTCGCCTGCTTCTGCATGGGTGCAGAGGTCGAGGGGAAGCCCCACCGAAACTCTCACAGATACATCCCGATAGGAAGgaacgcgtttcctctcctcagGCGCAACTGGACTGCCGACGAAGAGCTCAGACTCCTCGAAGGCGTTAGCAAATACGGCTTCGGGAACTGGAATGTGAGAAGCGAACGCCGCAGACGCGTACACAGACGGCGGCCGCCAGCTCTTGCCTTTGCGTATTTTCAGCCATATATAGATATTCAGAGATATATCTAGATATATTGACATCGATAAAGAGATCgatgcacacagagagaaagcgaaagatgTTCCTCCGTACGTGTCTCTAGAGATGTACACCTGTAGAGTGTCCACGGCAAACAAGGACAGGACACGggtatctatatatatatatatatatttatttatttatatttatttatatacatatattgtGGGACTGGGCCTGAAACTCTGTTTTCCTACATTCGCATGCttgtatatctatatatatatatctatatctatatatatatatatatatagtgtaTGTCAAGGAATGACCACTGACTCGAAATCTACTTCCGTCTAAGCGTCtgcatctgtgtgtgtgtgggcATGTCGTGGACGTCGATAAACGGGTGTAGGCACTACTTCTCCACATAGGTATTTTTCTCAGtatgtctctgtgtctgtactgtctcgtttttctcttcgtctccatctgttgtctctggctctgcatgtgtgtccGTGGAgatctgcgtctctgtgtatGTTGTTTCATGTGCACttaaatgcatgcagttgcatGTATGCTTGTCG contains the following coding sequences:
- a CDS encoding Der1 family protein (encoded by transcript TGME49_217160~Signal peptide predicted by SignalP 2.0 HMM (probability 0.423) with cleavage site probability 0.346 at residue 36~Predicted trans-membrane domain (TMHMM2.0):14-37:57-80:94-117:137-160:169-189), coding for MAQVDLFFSHLPPVTRFYLFCSTALMLLCTLEIVSPFSLYINYNLVLQRGQVWRIFSCFLFFGTFSLHFFWNVYVLIFYCATLEEHQRSATFLWMLLTTGALLLGLSHIFGVGSYFFSGSMINVMTYIWGRRNPSTRLSVFFISVSAPYLPFVLALMSVLVGWNMADHVIGILVGHVYYFFEDIYPLLPTSKGRRIFRTPRLLLWIFRENAD
- a CDS encoding hypothetical protein (encoded by transcript TGME49_217170), giving the protein MLPKIAKVPYFPQVVLSGASPLAARASSVATSRFPPRENREDAAPERMGEASEADGDRDEQEEKRELAEGEREASREPGGGEEEERERQAKRSGEEEGAAAEDGEGTGEDRGGGKGEAKEESREEEENEEEKEEGSREEEENEDEKEEESREEEENEEEKEEKGKAKQGREGKEGEEHRE
- a CDS encoding ADA2-A transcriptional co-activator SAGA component (encoded by transcript TGME49_217050~Gene product name based on ToxoDB Community Expert Annotation.), translated to MESGSSRGGGPGGQGLSTSQPVSSPGNRSALPYAASPFVLSSTFPSSHPLPLAPPAYSPSRPPYGTFFAEPAVSPYRPPCASSDSQTPLLAASSKPTCPPENEKSSPFLGPPSDSSGGNATPSIPSSFSSSVPSSLPSSLPSSLPSSLPPPLPSSNAPYPSFYPMHPGARNVYFPGYGQPWQTTGAPPSGPAAVFPAQRLPPQTPPGLGPAAAAQETGAVHARTPSVLLSGEQTRREGEMLGAEKMSAGKSRRPRETTGNNGPEQGTGQPERAGPTQGFAFPGSQVYVHPASRGGPGAAFPQNGGDTQGFAATGAFGSGGGGTFSSQFQQSGETPQSATGVGRPAPGGVCTPGGGPGYPSPYPGCQGGFPQYVSPPASSSAQISSSSFTCEKKSQAERTEDEERRAKRAKAEPGDGVSPGACGTPGASQTAAAAELGFAPNREERVSGPVGNEDQRVASLPRNGAPVQTPKTASSSAHASSARPSSVPASASHPSSLSSGLPPLEALPMDQRMGSLVEDLGAFGLAQYHCDVCTKDISTVCRIRCAECEDFDLCVACFCMGAEVEGKPHRNSHRYIPIGRNAFPLLRRNWTADEELRLLEGVSKYGFGNWNDVADLVNSVALTAKTSAECEQHYTEVYLNSRTSPLPDTSALLMGRDGGPLKLAEMEEAQKERGTQETSKTGEEEKKEGENAEHDEDDASRPAGGVAPPSRAGTAKPTHSIVGYWPLRGDFDVEYDNDAELILADMEFKEDEAVQERYLKLQIIEIYNSKLDERLYRKRTVINRGLLDTKTLHQREKKRTKEERDLHNLFKPLARFHSDEEQERLVQLLIEEKRIRARLSMLHEWKSLGLKTADDVGEYEGDKSWREQLQRFRASELSSLFFSGGLANLFAKHATAQQTGRPLPHAASGAKLCMSPSAAGCAYAAPETPSPGPTGGAGDTPTHSNASSPSAGSGASLSMPVSVVEKGNGEKALEKGKREAKEKADDKGRFFKGGRSSPGDKEDDTLPITAFPGAGLLTEKERAFCEDAQLAPVFYLLAKRMLLREMAKHKKFNATDFSKPMELYVNRVGQLYDFYVNVSDFAPAGVSPNNTVSSRGPALAISGNAASVVSPRPPVSPPAMGSSVGGAAPVTAAFYRTVAGATPGIEPVYNTVNGGVALQPSSGYAHPAVSAKHDAGTGPLCGSPHGRTNQGDLGLLTEARDAC